One window of Deinococcus malanensis genomic DNA carries:
- a CDS encoding quinate 5-dehydrogenase, whose protein sequence is MTDLPSHWQPAPAGYKHVVSVSLGDSKRNAREEINVLGQPFILERIGTDGDSRKAARLFQVLDGRVDAFGLGGADLYVIAGGRRYTFGNVRQLVAHAKLTPVLDGSGLKNTLERDAISQLDSLLNWRTQKVLMVSAVDRFGMAEALAEHGAQVIYGDLIFGLNINRPLRTITALRQVAALALPVVTKLPQDWFYPTGKKQQSSVEGKGTRYYAWADVIAGDTHYAKRYAPKDLSGKTILTQTITEADRVWMKERGVRRLITTTPRMGSRNFATNVLEAFFVALSGKREALSEGEYLEYVRQVGFKPEVNEL, encoded by the coding sequence ATGACTGATCTGCCCAGCCACTGGCAACCCGCCCCTGCCGGTTACAAGCACGTGGTCAGTGTCAGCCTGGGCGACAGCAAACGCAACGCCCGCGAGGAAATCAATGTGCTGGGCCAGCCGTTCATTCTGGAACGCATCGGCACGGATGGAGACAGCCGCAAGGCTGCGCGATTGTTTCAGGTGCTGGACGGCCGCGTAGATGCGTTCGGGCTGGGAGGCGCCGACCTGTATGTCATTGCAGGGGGACGCCGCTACACCTTCGGCAACGTGCGCCAGCTGGTGGCCCATGCCAAGCTGACACCTGTGCTGGATGGCAGCGGGCTCAAGAACACCCTGGAGCGCGACGCTATTTCCCAGCTGGATTCGCTTCTGAACTGGCGAACGCAGAAAGTTCTGATGGTCTCGGCGGTGGACCGATTCGGCATGGCCGAGGCGCTGGCCGAACACGGTGCCCAGGTGATCTATGGTGACCTGATTTTCGGGCTGAATATCAACCGGCCGCTGCGGACCATCACGGCGCTGCGGCAGGTGGCAGCGCTGGCTCTGCCGGTGGTCACCAAACTGCCTCAGGACTGGTTCTATCCCACCGGCAAGAAGCAGCAGAGCAGTGTGGAGGGCAAGGGGACGCGGTACTACGCCTGGGCCGACGTGATTGCCGGCGACACCCATTACGCCAAGCGCTACGCGCCCAAGGACCTGAGCGGCAAAACCATCCTCACGCAGACCATCACCGAGGCGGACCGGGTGTGGATGAAGGAGCGCGGGGTGCGGCGGCTGATTACCACGACGCCGCGGATGGGCAGCCGGAACTTTGCGACCAATGTTCTGGAGGCGTTTTTCGTGGCGCTGAGTGGAAAGCGGGAGGCGCTGAGTGAAGGGGAGTACCTGGAGTATGTGCGGCAGGTGGGGTTTAAGCCGGAGGTCAATGAGTTGTAA
- the xpt gene encoding xanthine phosphoribosyltransferase: MRALVDAIRAQGTVLPGGILKVDGLINHQLLPQLTREMGETFAQTFRPLKPSKVVTIEVSGIAPALATAMVLGVPMVYARKKRPVTMQGSVYTAQSVSRTKGGVVELFISHEFLGSQDRVVVIDDFLASGGTLLALADMIRESGAQLLGLGCVVEKAFEHGRANLASLGVPVRTLANIVRMDEGGTLVVEAGH; encoded by the coding sequence ATGCGGGCTCTGGTGGATGCGATTCGGGCGCAGGGTACGGTGCTGCCCGGCGGGATTCTGAAGGTGGACGGGTTGATCAACCATCAGCTGTTGCCTCAGCTGACCCGGGAAATGGGGGAGACCTTCGCGCAGACTTTCCGGCCGCTCAAGCCCAGCAAAGTGGTGACCATCGAGGTCAGTGGGATTGCTCCGGCGCTGGCCACTGCGATGGTTCTGGGTGTGCCGATGGTGTATGCCCGCAAGAAACGTCCGGTCACCATGCAGGGGTCGGTGTACACCGCGCAGTCGGTGAGCCGCACCAAGGGTGGGGTGGTGGAGCTGTTCATCAGCCATGAGTTCCTGGGTTCTCAGGATCGGGTGGTGGTCATTGACGACTTCCTGGCCTCGGGCGGCACACTGCTGGCGCTGGCCGACATGATCCGCGAGAGCGGCGCGCAGCTGCTGGGGCTGGGCTGCGTGGTGGAAAAAGCCTTTGAGCACGGCCGGGCCAACCTTGCCTCACTGGGAGTCCCGGTGCGGACCCTGGCCAACATCGTGCGCATGGACGAGGGCGGCACGCTGGTGGTCGAAGCCGGGCATTGA
- a CDS encoding acyl-CoA carboxylase subunit beta, whose amino-acid sequence MTQPGVELQELIAAMEQRRHKVEQGGGPERQKKQKEGGKLTARERIERLLDPGSFLEMSTFVEHGRNRLMEGVDAPGEGVVTGRGTIDGRQVFVFSQDFTVLGGSLGKMNASKVTKIMDLAAKTGCPVIGLNDSAGARIQEGVDSLSGYGEIFYRNAVYSGSMPQISAILGPCAGGAVYSPALTDFILMSRGSSYMFITGPEVIKSVTREEVTFDTLGGADVHTRKSGVAHLAYDGDEAVLDGIRDLLSYLPQNAREQPPVKATPDPSDRRNERLLELVTPDQRKPYAMHDVIHELVDEGTFLEIQPDWAKNILVGFARLGGQSVGIVANNPKSMAGTLNIDASDKAARFIRTCDCYNIPILTLVDVTGFLPGTQQEYGGIIRHGAKMLYAYAEASVPKVTLITRKSYGGAYLAMNSRDMGADVVYAWPIAAVAVMGAEGAANIVYRRDINASDNPEATRAQKIAEYKEAFDNPYVAAAKGYIDDVIPMEETRARLIQTFEMLRDKEEVRPYKKHGNMPL is encoded by the coding sequence ATGACCCAACCCGGTGTGGAACTGCAGGAACTTATTGCGGCCATGGAGCAGCGCCGCCACAAGGTCGAACAGGGCGGCGGACCCGAGCGCCAGAAAAAACAGAAGGAAGGCGGCAAACTCACCGCCCGCGAACGCATCGAGCGCCTGCTGGACCCGGGCAGCTTTCTGGAGATGAGCACCTTCGTGGAGCACGGCCGCAACCGCCTGATGGAAGGAGTGGACGCCCCCGGTGAGGGTGTCGTCACCGGCCGCGGCACCATCGACGGACGGCAGGTCTTCGTGTTCTCGCAGGATTTCACGGTGCTGGGCGGCTCGCTGGGCAAGATGAACGCCAGCAAGGTCACCAAGATCATGGACCTGGCGGCCAAGACCGGCTGCCCGGTGATCGGCCTGAACGACAGCGCGGGCGCGCGCATTCAGGAAGGCGTGGACTCCCTGAGCGGCTACGGGGAGATCTTTTACCGCAACGCCGTCTACAGCGGCAGCATGCCGCAGATCAGCGCCATCCTGGGGCCCTGCGCGGGCGGCGCCGTGTACAGCCCGGCCCTGACCGACTTCATCCTGATGAGCCGGGGCAGCAGCTACATGTTCATCACCGGCCCGGAAGTGATCAAGAGCGTCACGCGCGAGGAAGTGACCTTCGATACCCTGGGTGGCGCGGACGTGCACACCCGCAAGAGCGGCGTGGCGCACCTCGCCTACGATGGTGACGAGGCGGTGCTGGACGGTATCCGGGACCTGCTGAGCTACCTGCCCCAGAACGCCCGTGAGCAGCCTCCAGTCAAGGCCACGCCGGACCCCTCGGACCGCCGCAACGAGCGTCTGCTGGAACTGGTCACCCCGGACCAGCGCAAGCCCTACGCCATGCATGACGTGATTCATGAGCTGGTGGACGAGGGTACCTTCCTGGAAATTCAGCCGGACTGGGCGAAAAATATCCTGGTGGGTTTCGCGCGCCTGGGCGGGCAGTCGGTGGGCATCGTGGCCAACAATCCCAAGAGCATGGCGGGAACGCTGAACATCGACGCGTCGGACAAGGCCGCGCGCTTTATCCGGACCTGCGACTGCTACAACATCCCGATCCTGACTCTGGTGGACGTGACCGGCTTCCTGCCCGGTACGCAGCAGGAGTACGGCGGCATCATCCGCCACGGCGCCAAGATGCTCTATGCCTACGCCGAGGCCAGCGTCCCCAAGGTCACCCTGATCACCCGCAAGAGCTATGGCGGCGCGTACCTGGCCATGAACAGCCGTGACATGGGCGCGGACGTGGTGTACGCCTGGCCCATTGCCGCCGTGGCCGTCATGGGCGCGGAGGGCGCCGCCAACATCGTCTACCGGCGGGACATCAATGCCAGCGACAACCCGGAAGCCACCCGGGCGCAGAAGATCGCCGAGTACAAGGAAGCCTTCGACAATCCTTACGTGGCGGCCGCCAAGGGCTATATCGACGACGTGATTCCCATGGAGGAGACCCGGGCGCGCCTGATCCAGACTTTCGAGATGCTGCGCGACAAGGAAGAGGTCCGTCCCTACAAGAAGCACGGCAACATGCCGCTCTGA
- the msrB gene encoding peptide-methionine (R)-S-oxide reductase MsrB, protein MSKADFQKPADADLRERLTPIQYQVTQHEGTERAYTGEYWDHTGEGIYVDVVSGEPLFSSRDKYDAGCGWPSFTRPIQNMSLTENTDYKIGYPRTEVRSPVADSHLGHVFPDGPQEHGGLRYCINSASLRFVPVDRLEAEGYADYLPLFR, encoded by the coding sequence ATGAGCAAAGCTGACTTCCAGAAGCCTGCCGACGCCGATCTGCGTGAGCGTCTGACGCCGATTCAGTATCAGGTCACGCAGCACGAGGGCACCGAGCGGGCCTACACCGGCGAGTACTGGGACCACACCGGGGAAGGAATCTACGTGGATGTGGTCTCGGGAGAGCCCCTGTTCAGCTCGCGCGACAAGTACGACGCCGGCTGTGGCTGGCCCAGCTTCACGCGGCCGATCCAAAACATGTCACTGACCGAGAACACCGACTACAAGATCGGCTACCCCCGCACCGAGGTCCGTTCACCGGTGGCGGACTCACACCTGGGCCATGTGTTCCCCGACGGCCCGCAGGAGCACGGTGGCCTGCGTTACTGCATCAACTCGGCCTCTTTGCGCTTCGTTCCGGTGGACCGGCTGGAAGCCGAAGGGTACGCCGACTACCTGCCGCTGTTCCGCTAA
- a CDS encoding CAP domain-containing protein: MATASFRLLGVSALLLALTACGASTPASSPPPAPVAPAPPQTAPGGTFTQRVLSLTNAARAQARTCGETTHAAAPALSANAQLAQAAQAHASDMAARNYFSHTSQDGRTMADRITAAGYRWSTIGENIAAGQTTPEEVVSGWLSSPGHCRNIMNPAFRELGVGYVQGGSYRHYWVQNFGASF, encoded by the coding sequence ATGGCCACAGCCTCCTTTCGTCTTCTCGGTGTCTCTGCACTGCTGCTGGCCCTCACGGCCTGCGGTGCCAGTACACCGGCGTCATCACCCCCTCCTGCACCTGTTGCGCCCGCACCGCCACAAACGGCTCCTGGTGGCACCTTCACCCAGCGCGTGCTGAGCCTGACCAACGCGGCTCGCGCTCAGGCCCGGACCTGCGGCGAGACCACTCACGCGGCGGCGCCAGCCCTGAGCGCCAATGCACAGCTGGCCCAGGCGGCCCAGGCGCACGCCAGCGACATGGCCGCCAGAAACTACTTCAGCCACACCAGCCAGGATGGCCGCACCATGGCTGACCGCATTACCGCGGCCGGGTACCGCTGGAGCACCATCGGGGAGAACATCGCCGCCGGGCAGACCACCCCGGAAGAAGTCGTCAGCGGCTGGCTGAGCAGCCCAGGACACTGCCGCAACATCATGAACCCCGCATTCCGGGAACTTGGTGTGGGTTACGTCCAGGGCGGCAGTTACAGGCATTACTGGGTGCAGAACTTCGGTGCGTCGTTCTGA
- a CDS encoding sigma 54-interacting transcriptional regulator, producing MTVLAKARTLGELLESPEYAERRPFDGRVRLVQDEVRDNLTRKLRSGEELFPGVVGYDETVIPQLINALLARQNFILLGLRGQAKSRILRAITGLLDEVVPVIDGVDMPDDPLNPVGAEGRHLLEVHGLELPVRWLPRADRFVEKLATPDVTVADLIGDVDPIKAARLGTSLGDTRSMHFGLLPRANRGIFAVNELADLAPKVQVALFNILQEGDVQIKGYPIRLELDVMLVFSANPEDYTARGKIVTPLKDRIGSEIRTHYPTDVRQGMEITAQEAVRADGITVPPFIAELIEEIAFQAREDGRVDKLSGVSQRLPISLMELGAANAERRSLVAGDAPVVRVSDVYAGLPAITGKMELEYEGELKGADNVARDVIRKAAGVVYARHYGSADTRELEKWFDQGNVFRFPQGGDASSALKAADEVPGLSALAAEVAASADNAVRAAAAEFVLEGLYGRKKLSRAEELYAAPEPELKQGRGGRWN from the coding sequence ATGACTGTACTTGCAAAAGCCAGGACGCTGGGGGAATTACTCGAGTCGCCGGAGTATGCGGAGCGCCGGCCTTTTGACGGCCGGGTCCGGCTGGTGCAGGACGAGGTCCGCGACAACCTGACACGCAAGCTCAGAAGCGGCGAGGAACTGTTCCCTGGCGTGGTCGGTTACGACGAAACCGTGATTCCGCAGCTGATCAACGCCCTGCTGGCCCGTCAGAACTTCATTCTGCTAGGGCTGCGCGGCCAGGCCAAGAGCCGCATCCTGCGCGCCATTACCGGACTGCTCGATGAGGTCGTGCCCGTGATTGACGGCGTGGACATGCCCGACGACCCCCTGAACCCGGTGGGCGCCGAGGGCCGACACCTGCTCGAAGTGCACGGGCTGGAGCTGCCGGTCCGCTGGCTGCCACGTGCGGACCGTTTCGTGGAAAAGCTGGCCACGCCCGACGTCACGGTCGCCGACCTGATCGGGGACGTGGACCCCATCAAGGCCGCCCGCCTGGGCACCAGTCTGGGCGACACCCGCAGCATGCACTTCGGGCTGCTGCCACGCGCCAACCGCGGAATCTTTGCCGTGAACGAGCTGGCCGATCTGGCGCCCAAGGTGCAGGTCGCGCTGTTCAACATCCTTCAGGAAGGAGACGTCCAGATCAAGGGCTACCCGATCCGTCTGGAACTGGACGTCATGCTGGTCTTCTCGGCCAACCCCGAGGACTACACTGCGCGCGGCAAGATCGTCACGCCGCTCAAGGACCGCATCGGCAGCGAGATCCGCACCCATTACCCCACCGATGTGCGTCAGGGCATGGAAATTACCGCGCAGGAAGCTGTGCGCGCCGACGGCATCACCGTGCCGCCTTTTATTGCCGAGCTGATCGAGGAAATCGCCTTCCAGGCCCGCGAGGACGGCCGCGTGGACAAGCTCAGCGGGGTCTCGCAGCGCCTGCCGATCTCCCTGATGGAACTGGGAGCGGCCAACGCCGAACGCCGCAGTCTGGTCGCCGGCGACGCCCCGGTGGTGCGGGTCAGCGACGTGTATGCCGGGCTGCCGGCCATTACCGGCAAGATGGAACTGGAGTACGAGGGCGAGCTCAAAGGAGCAGACAACGTGGCCCGTGACGTGATCCGCAAGGCTGCCGGGGTAGTCTATGCCCGCCATTACGGCAGCGCCGACACCCGCGAGCTGGAAAAGTGGTTCGACCAGGGCAACGTGTTCCGCTTCCCGCAGGGTGGGGACGCCTCCAGCGCCCTGAAGGCCGCCGATGAGGTCCCTGGCCTGAGCGCACTGGCCGCCGAGGTGGCCGCCAGTGCCGACAACGCCGTGCGCGCCGCTGCCGCCGAGTTCGTCTTGGAGGGCCTGTATGGCCGCAAGAAACTGAGCCGCGCCGAAGAACTGTACGCCGCGCCGGAGCCGGAACTCAAACAGGGCCGTGGGGGCCGCTGGAACTGA
- a CDS encoding VOC family protein yields the protein MHIETLVLPTRHLEAQHRFYTRTLGLTPEHETPSSVTFRTGTSRLTWQQDDLAGGFCHLAWDIPSSQVEAAESWLGQRLKLLAAPDGQTRITRFPPGGNWNTTNLYFQDAADNILEFVARHDLGGEAPLPFGAHSLLRLSEFGVVVPDVGAAVHRLGENFGLFPFNGSSDTFTALGSHEGMLIMVREGRGWFPTDRPSVPAEFQITWRVGAKLHLLDHLGLKTSPQSARPEQAATP from the coding sequence ATGCATATTGAGACGCTTGTCCTGCCCACCCGCCACCTTGAAGCTCAGCACCGCTTCTATACCCGGACCCTCGGTCTGACTCCCGAGCATGAAACGCCTTCCAGCGTGACCTTCCGCACCGGCACCTCCCGGCTGACCTGGCAGCAGGACGACCTGGCCGGCGGTTTCTGTCACCTGGCCTGGGATATTCCCTCCTCACAGGTCGAGGCCGCCGAAAGCTGGCTGGGCCAACGCCTGAAGTTGCTGGCCGCCCCGGATGGCCAGACCCGCATTACCCGCTTTCCACCCGGCGGCAACTGGAACACCACCAACCTGTATTTCCAGGACGCTGCTGATAACATTCTGGAATTCGTGGCACGGCATGACCTGGGTGGTGAGGCTCCGCTGCCCTTCGGCGCGCACAGCCTGCTGCGCCTCAGCGAGTTCGGGGTGGTGGTCCCCGACGTCGGCGCAGCCGTCCACCGTCTGGGAGAGAACTTTGGCCTGTTCCCCTTCAACGGCAGCAGTGACACCTTCACCGCGCTGGGCAGTCACGAGGGCATGCTGATCATGGTGCGCGAAGGCCGGGGCTGGTTCCCGACAGACCGACCTTCCGTCCCGGCTGAATTCCAGATCACGTGGCGAGTCGGAGCTAAACTGCACCTGCTAGATCACCTGGGCCTGAAAACCTCGCCACAATCCGCGCGACCAGAACAGGCAGCAACACCATAA
- the soxR gene encoding redox-sensitive transcriptional activator SoxR, translated as MSVPHAAESSTLWTPGELARRSGLAVSALHFYERQGLIHSRRTAGNQRRYPRETLRRLAFIRAAQRVGLPLADIRAALETLPGERTPTAADWAGLSAHWQTELEARIAVLWRLRSELSGCIGCGCLSLERCALVNPDDSSGRQHPGHTTLLDPLDAP; from the coding sequence GTGTCTGTTCCCCATGCTGCCGAATCCTCCACGCTCTGGACCCCTGGTGAACTTGCCAGACGAAGCGGTCTGGCAGTTTCCGCACTGCATTTCTACGAGCGTCAGGGCCTGATCCACAGCCGCCGCACGGCGGGCAACCAGCGGCGCTATCCCCGCGAGACCCTGCGCCGGCTGGCTTTTATCCGGGCTGCCCAGCGCGTTGGACTGCCCCTGGCGGACATCCGCGCCGCCCTTGAAACCCTGCCCGGCGAGCGCACGCCCACGGCCGCAGACTGGGCTGGCCTCTCGGCGCACTGGCAGACGGAACTGGAGGCCCGCATCGCGGTGCTCTGGCGCCTGCGCTCGGAGCTGAGCGGCTGCATCGGGTGTGGTTGCCTGTCACTGGAGCGCTGTGCGCTGGTGAACCCGGACGACTCTTCTGGCAGACAGCATCCGGGGCATACCACGCTGCTTGACCCGCTGGACGCTCCATGA
- a CDS encoding GNAT family N-acetyltransferase, translating to MRWRAAGPGNAWTIALHRYPEEADEAECPVYASWVARALERGVYLGFLAFTEEGGVVAGAGLTLLEWGPSRGDPQPYRARLVNVWTHPDWRRQGLAREAVTACLEAARQRGVTRLSLGTSVMARGLYARLGFEASATEMTLVL from the coding sequence ATGAGGTGGCGGGCGGCAGGTCCGGGGAATGCCTGGACCATCGCGCTTCACCGCTATCCCGAGGAGGCTGATGAGGCCGAGTGCCCGGTCTACGCCAGCTGGGTCGCACGCGCCCTGGAGCGGGGGGTGTACCTCGGCTTTCTGGCTTTCACAGAGGAGGGCGGGGTGGTGGCTGGTGCCGGCCTGACACTGCTGGAGTGGGGCCCGTCGCGGGGTGATCCTCAGCCCTACCGGGCGCGGCTGGTCAACGTCTGGACGCATCCGGACTGGCGTCGCCAGGGTCTGGCGCGCGAAGCGGTCACGGCCTGCCTGGAGGCTGCCCGCCAGCGGGGCGTGACGCGCCTGAGCCTGGGCACGAGCGTCATGGCCCGTGGTCTGTACGCCAGACTGGGCTTCGAGGCCAGTGCGACAGAGATGACCCTGGTGCTGTGA